CGAACATCTAGTTGATGGTGGACCAATTTTTCTTAGAACATTGttccatatgtatataaaactcTGATGAGAACTAGAAaactaaacctaaaaccctCAAGGCATACATAAACACACCCATGCCTAACTTGCGCAATGTACCAGGAGAAAAGTCTGAAACttgaaaccaaaaataaataaatattctcaGCAAAAACTCCTCAAATTTCCTAAAACAGATcattaaaattacaaataagCAACATATTGCTTAAATCTTAgatttttcctcttcttcttctctgttaTCATATGTTTAAttagtttgttttattataattcCCCTTGTCTTCTACAGCTTCTCCATCTACTTTGTCTTTGGCCATAGCTAAGTACTCGAGCGCACTAACCACATCACTCATCATTGGTCTCGTTGCTGCCTCTTCTTGAAGACACATGGCTGCAACCGCAAGCGCTTGATACAATCCTATTATCGGGTACTTCCCTTCAAGCAAAGGATCCGCCATTAGCGTGAACTTTCTCCTATCTCTAAACAATGGACTCGCCTGCGCATTTTAGCAATCATCCATTCAAGAAAACGCCTATAAACAAGAGACTATGCATGTTAAGTATGTTACTATATATAATTACCCAAGTCACTAGATTCTCTTCTTGAGTTGGTTTTGTCGGGTCGATCACTCTTCTTCCTGTGATCATCTCCAAGAACACTACTCCGAAGCTGTACACATCGGACTTCACAGTGAGCTGTCCGGTGAGAGCATACTCAGGCGCACAGTAGCCGTACGTTCCCATCACTCTGGTCGAGACGTGAGTCTCTCCACCGGTCGGACCGACTTTGGCTAAACCGAAATCCGAAAGCTTCGGGTTGAATTCTTCGTCAAGCAATATGTTGGAGGCCTTGAAGTCTCTATAGATCACAGGAGGATCAGCTGTTTCGTGTAGATACTCAAGCCCTCTCGCTGCTCCTGCTGCAACTTTCATCCTTGTGTCCCAATCCAACGGCTTCTTCTTGTTCCGCACCAATTCTGTAATAATAAAAGGGGTGATTTGTTTACAAAACTATACTCCCTTcgtttcattttaaaaacatcattaactaTACagctaaccatatttcaaccaataaaaaaaatggagaatatttttaataaattttgcattgaaaacataaaataatacttaaaataaaataaaattttaactctAAAACTACAACTAATGTGAAATGGATGGAATATAATATATGATGCTGTGTAATGTTTTAGATGTATATATACCCAGAAGATGATCTTCTAATGAGCCATTTTGCATATATTCATAGACAAGAATCCGTTGATCACCGTCTGCGCAATAACCAACCAAATTAACAAGGTTTTGATGATGTAAGAGACCCAACATCATGACTTCAACAAGGAACTCTCTGTTCCCTTGGTAGCCATTCCTGTCTAGTTGCTTAACTGCAACAACCTGAATAATGCAAAGAATCAGAACATCAAACCGGAACAGGAATATGAAGGAGATGTTTTAATAAAtagcatgtatatatattacctTATCACTGGTTTCTATGTACCCTTTGTAAACCCTTCCGAAACCGCCTTCACCGAGCTGATTCTCAGGGTCAAAGTTCTTGGTGGCGACGCAAAGATCTTTGAATGTAAAGATCTGAGCACTGATGTTCCTTCTCCCGAGTTTTGTTATCTCCTCGTATATGTATCTTCGCCTACTACTATCTACATGTACATATGTCAGCTTCTTTTAGATAGAAAAGCTCTAAGGAATCTGAGAATGATAGCTAGGACCTGTTTTAAAAGAGATGTTGTCAAATTCTTTGATGCTTTGTCTCGATGATAATCGTCTGGTAAATCGTCTCTCGGACATACAGCAGAACAAGCAAGTTTTCATCCTGTAATGTATGTTATTTATATGTATCTTCCTggattttttttacttcaagAAGATGATTTGATTACTAGAGGTTCATGGATGTTCTTGACGACcaagatttttatattttctttggttGTAAGATGGCAAAAGGGTTTGCTGAGAACATAAGATTGGCCTTTGAAGAAACCAAAAGAAGAATCTGGTCTCTTTTGGCCTCAAAAGAAGAAGGAACAACACAACAAATGAGATATTGATTTTGCTACCAAGAACCCTTCCTTATGTTTGACtgtttactttttgttttcttgacaTCAAATGATGATGAGTGTTGGTGAAGAATCCGTTGGAACAGAATTGAGATCAGATCATCTAAATTTGGATTTGTTGTTATGTGTTTTTACCCATTTCCATATTTCTATTAATATCCTCTTCTAGAGTTGAAATTTTCAGATATCTTATAGAAGTCTGACAtacttaattaaattttgtGCTTCATAGTTTTACTTGCAGATACTGCAGTTGAAGTCAGTTACAAGCACTTAACACTAAACTACGATAAAGATGCTCACAAGAACCACCATGGCTCTAACCGTAGAGGAAACTTGTACTGCTTTTGCCTTTGACTTCACATTTGCCTTTGCTGGTGCTGGTGCAGGTGCAGGAGGCTGGCTTCTTACTTCAGGCAGAGGTGGTTCCGTGACATTTGAGTCAAGTAGTAGTGGATATGGAGCTTCAGCTGGTGAAAGAATCTCTGGATTAGCCAAAGATACGAGCTCACCGGTTCTTATCTGCTCCATTTTGCTGTAGCATTGGTTCTCTGTAGCCAAATATTACTTCAGACTGGCTCAAGAACATTTAAAGAAGCAAAGATAGAGAGGAGGAGAAATTAGTTACTTATGTATCTTGAAGTGGTCGCTGGGAAGTCAGTAATGATGCCATCGATCTCATTATCTGCTCGGACAAAGTAGTCTATCTCCACAGTTGGATCAGAGAAAAAGTcatacggctgagttataaaCTCGTTGCTAAACGTCTCAACGTACACACGAAGACCGCTTGATCTCAGCCTTGGGACAACATCTGTTTCCTTCTCAAGCCTGGTAATCCCTTCGCTGTAGGGAACAACTGACTTCTTACTGATGACAATGGAGCCTGCAAAACTCTTGATGTCTTTGATTGCGGAATCTGTGACATCATGGATGTCTTCATCGACTGCATAGACCAGCTCTTCGTTAGTCATCTTCCCCTTCTCCTTGAACTCCATCAAGACAGCCTTATCAGTAGACTGGATCAATACTTGACTAGTAGCTCTCTTCAACTCATCTAGTACAGCATCAACTATGCTGATTCCTTGATGTGTTGCTAGATATGCTGCATACTAAGAAACAGAGAATgctatattaagaaaagaaccATGTGTTGCACattattcagaaaaaaatatttgcaaTAACAGAAGTCTAACCTCTATTTTTATCAAGATGCCTGAGAGAGAGCTGTAGCGGTTTGGAAGTAACAAGAACTCAGATAATGTAAGAAACTTTCCAAGGTTCTTGTTTCTTGGGTTTCTGAATAAACCATACACCCTATGAGGATCAGAAATGACAGCTGCAATGAAAGGAAGACATTATTAGTGCATATATCGACTcttcatttttagttttttgtagCTTCTTTCTTACGCTTTAAGGTTTGTATCTCAGACATGGTCAGGCTGAAAGTGAAGATTCTACTTCCCTGCTGAATCTCTGGTGCTATTGACATCAGGCTTCTGAAGCTTGTGTAAAAGACGTTAGTGCTGTTCATAAGATCTATGGAGCTCATGCAAAACGGGATCTTGTCCTTGGACATCTGGACATTGCAATCAATAAAGTCAACGCCGTCTCTAATAGCTTTCTCATATGCCAAGTCAGTACCGCCAGAGAAGTCTCCACTGGCCCCATCCTTGGAGATAATAGTTATATTAGCTGCAATATCAAAATGGGTCAGAACTGAAACTAAGAGATGTAGGAAGTCATTTATAATAGTATGGTTTCCTTCATGCATGTACCTTGCTTCTTAGCATTTTTCTTGTCTAAATGAGAGAAGCAATCTGTGGAAAACCAACCAAGAGTTTTGGTTACTTAGTATCAAATGGGAAGAGAGAGATTAGAAGTTTAGAGTTTTGTTTTACTTACTGATGGCTCTATAAGGAGTCACTGGAAAGTCTGATAAGAAACCATCAACAGAGAAGTTTCCATTGTCAATGAAATATAAATACTCATTCGTTGGATCATAGCTGTAGTTATACGCAGATACGGCATCATTGGCAAACTCCGATGCGAAAACTTGTAAGCCTTGTCCATGAGCATCTGTGACAAGCGACGTGTGGGGTTGCAGGTAAAGATCTGAACTTAGGGGCCATATGTAAGATTTTGGGACAAGAATGCCAGATGCAAAAGTTTTTATAAAGGTTAGGTTCTTGGCAAGAGAGGCGTAAGATTGGTTGGTGAAGGGATCTATCTGGTCTTGACTCAAAAACCTAAAGATGAGCTTTGTCTTAGTtggtttgaaatcttttttcACGCTCTTCAGGAAACTGATGTCTGGAGAAGATATGAAGTTGATTTTCATGTGGCTTGATAGAGACAGAACAAAGTTTCTCATGCTCAAAT
This region of Brassica napus cultivar Da-Ae chromosome C5, Da-Ae, whole genome shotgun sequence genomic DNA includes:
- the LOC106375119 gene encoding probable serine/threonine-protein kinase PBL23, coding for MDSSRRRYIYEEITKLGRRNISAQIFTFKDLCVATKNFDPENQLGEGGFGRVYKGYIETSDKVVAVKQLDRNGYQGNREFLVEVMMLGLLHHQNLVNLFCKQITPFIITELVRNKKKPLDWDTRMKVAAGAARGLEYLHETADPPVIYRDFKASNILLDEEFNPKLSDFGLAKVGPTGGETHVSTRVMGTYGYCAPEYALTGQLTVKSDVYSFGVVFLEMITGRRVIDPTKPTQEENLVTWVIIYSNILNMHSLLFIGVFLNG
- the LOC106377585 gene encoding glycerophosphodiester phosphodiesterase GDPDL5; this translates as MASTRMVFLILINFFILQTASSSSWQTLHGKPPVVVARGGFSGLLPDSSENAYKMVNLTTSPEVTLWCDLQLTKDGAGICFPNLNLDNASNVKDVYPNHKEWLSVGFTWKELSTVTLKQGVFSRLQIFDDVSYILPVEEVAKLETSGLWLNIQHSDFYTQHNLSMRNFVLSLSSHMKINFISSPDISFLKSVKKDFKPTKTKLIFRFLSQDQIDPFTNQSYASLAKNLTFIKTFASGILVPKSYIWPLSSDLYLQPHTSLVTDAHGQGLQVFASEFANDAVSAYNYSYDPTNEYLYFIDNGNFSVDGFLSDFPVTPYRAINCFSHLDKKNAKKQANITIISKDGASGDFSGGTDLAYEKAIRDGVDFIDCNVQMSKDKIPFCMSSIDLMNSTNVFYTSFRSLMSIAPEIQQGSRIFTFSLTMSEIQTLKPVISDPHRVYGLFRNPRNKNLGKFLTLSEFLLLPNRYSSLSGILIKIEYAAYLATHQGISIVDAVLDELKRATSQVLIQSTDKAVLMEFKEKGKMTNEELVYAVDEDIHDVTDSAIKDIKSFAGSIVISKKSVVPYSEGITRLEKETDVVPRLRSSGLRVYVETFSNEFITQPYDFFSDPTVEIDYFVRADNEIDGIITDFPATTSRYIKNQCYSKMEQIRTGELVSLANPEILSPAEAPYPLLLDSNVTEPPLPEVRSQPPAPAPAPAKANVKSKAKAVQVSSTVRAMVVLVSIFIVV